The Malus domestica chromosome 10, GDT2T_hap1 nucleotide sequence GTCATCATGGACGGGAACTCCCCATTCTTCATCATGGTAAGCAACATATATTGGGTCTGCAAGCAAACAcattttttcaacttttttattAACTTGATAACTTCAACAATTTGTCTATAGAAATTTAAAGTTAGTACTTCTGCTAAATTTTATACCTGAATTAGGGGTGATGAAACTGCATCGCCTTTTCTCTTGACTGAAATCATTCGGTTGTGAAGAATCAAGAGGAACAACTTTCCCTTCATACTTGGCAGACTTTATTCTTCCGTAATGTGCAATTCGCATCTTTCGCTGTTCTTGCATTGTTGCTACTTGCTCCCTCCTTGCAGTTGCTATGCTTCCTGGTGCCTCTACTATCAAAGACGATATATTCTTCAACACACTTTCAGCAGAAGGTGCAACGCCACTAGATTTCTtcgattttttcaaaaaatttgtGGATTTGGTTGCACAACGAGGCGTCATTACAACCTTCTCAGCACTAGAATTCAGCTGATTGGGATCCTTACCTCGCTTAAACGCAGGCTGTCGAGGTGAAGGCAACTTGGGAGAGATAGGAGGAGAAAGTGAGGCCTTAGTTTTAGTAGTTGGAACTGGTGAAGGAAGAGGAGTTGGAACATTAGTTTCTTGGGAGCTTTTCTTAGGAGACTTTTTTTGTTCCAAGCTTGGAAATTGGTTGCCGGTTGGCTGGAGAACTGGACGCTGGTTGATCAGTTTCGCGGACATTGCAGAGACACTAACACTTCGTTGCAATTTCGGTTTCGAGGAACACATTTTTTATGATCTTAGGAAGATTAAAGTTGAAGGAGAGggtttgatgatgatgaaggtgaAGAGGTTAAGTAGGGTTTAGGGGATGAAATGGAGTGGGGAGGATTTTATAGAAAAAAGTGGGGACAATGGGCAGGTTTTGGCTAAGTTGTAACATGGGTGGGTTAGGGTATGCCATAAGTTATACCCTAAGTAACCCTATTGTGAGGGTGAAAGTGACAACCTCCTAACGAAGTGAAGGATTATAATTGTAATTTTGGTGAGGCAAAAGAAGGGGTGCGCGGGGAGAGGATGGGGATTGTGGTGCCAATGCCAGCCTTCTCAGGGAccctctttttattttcttccccGCACCTTTGTGCCTTTACTGCTCAGACTCCATGCGTCCTCAATCCCAAGCTGGAGAGTGGGGTACATGAGAGTAACCAATCATTGTCTCTCTTTTGAGCTGGCGCAAAAGATTGTCAAGATTATGATATGCTAATCACACTTCAACCAATGCCTAGCTTTACTAAAATATCAGCGGTAACTAAAAGAGATTAAATGTGGTAGGTCGAAGCAAGAAGCTTGTTGTTTAATTGGTTAAGTGTTTACTTCTGTACTTCAGATTTCCTCATATCTTTTTCCTCAATATTGCTTGTATCAAAATAATCATAGGTTTTGAAGgcattttattatatttttttatacaagcaaGACCAAAAAGTAGGACTCAGATTTTAGTTCGAGTTCTTGGAACTAAAAGAGATTAAAGTTTATTACATGTTGAAGTGCACCCCTCATCACTAAAAGCATTTCTTTCgataaattagaatttttttttgtcttttgatGCAACTGATTAAAGAATAAGAATTCGAACAATCATGGATACAAGTTAAATTCTCTTAACCATGTGAATTACATGCCTCCCTTAtatcaacaaaatatattagaaTCCCAGCACTTATTCAAAATCTGAGTGATTGAAACAGtaaattatgtttgtagttaaGTAGTTAAGCTAGTAGGTCCTGCTCCAGTTGGGCAGGATAAATGGCCATGAAATAGTTTAGTAACTATCAATTGTGTCTAATTAAaaaattggatggaaacatGACTAAATAGTAGTATGCGTATGGTCACTTTGAAGAAGctttaatatgtcatgtgcagTTGAATCTGTGGGCCTTGTAGTTTGAACCTTAAACCACATACCCCATCAATGTCTCTTCTGTCAATCCACCGCTTATAATTTAAAGAATTTTGGAGAATTTTTCAAAGTGAAAACTATTGAGTGACATGTAAAGAATTTTGGAGAAGCAGCAAccttataatattaataaaagtAGGAGAGGTGTCACACCATAGATGAATCAATGAAACTATATTTTCCGGCTTCGATGGAGCGATTATAGAACTGAAAACTTTTGTTTAGATTATCACAATTCTTACATGTCAAGATTTAAATGAGAAGGAAACAAATGGATTTCAAATGATTCCTTGCATATAGTTATTTAAAATCCATTTCGTCTAAGTTATTTCAAATACATTCCATTCGATGTTTTCTAGTTTCGCAAATATACCGAGTCTTGGTGTCGAAACCAAATCCtttatttcaaatttctcaATCCAAATTAAGCCTAAGAAGATTATTCCTAACATTATTAgagttcttttgttttgtttttctgttcTTTTCTCTGGCCAATAAAGAAAAGTTACCAACGTTGCTATGCAACTACGATCGACGACACATACGCAACATCCAAAAAATGTTTGTTGGGATTGGCCTTAGAAACTAGGGTATCTCCTAGGGTTAACTTTATTTTGGGTAATGCAGCTCCTCTTGTAGGTTCACATGTTCCTTCTGTGGATAACATCCAAATTCGTATAAATTCTTCAATCGAAATCACAAGATAACAAGCCATGTGTATTAGTACCTCTAATGATAGAGATTTGTCAGTTGAGAAAATTTAGGCCAACAGACAGTGTTGTAAAGTTGCCTTGAGTCACCTCTTTGGCCTATTAATTAAGATAGAAAGCAACATTGTCAATACGTCGTTATTTTATCTTCCTCTCTAATTACTATCTTTCGTATCCAATGGTATCAGATACCAATCTACATTACGTAGTATAAACCGGTCTTTTCTCAATAGTAGATTACATGCATAAAAAGACTCTTAATAGCTATTTCCACATGATCAAAGAAACACAAATTTGTCAAGACAAAAGGTTGGTTTTGGACATGATAAAATGCAGTGTTGTCATAAGGGTGACTGGCAAATTGTAAGGCAATAATTTAGGAAAGCGAGATAAAGCAAACAAACCATTACAAACGTCGGGTCATTTTATTGTCCTTCGTAGCAATAGTTGGATTTCTTCTATTTTTGAGAATGGCAGAGAATACTTTCAGGAATTTTCAAATACAATTTGATCATGATAATGTGATGGGATGTTCCTTGTTGtctttgagaaagaaaaaaaatgcatgcATTATTGTTTGTACCAAAAATCAAATGCTGAAGTTGTCTTACAGACTTACCCTATCAAATAGTTAAGGTTTAGAGACATGTGGTCACGAGGACATTGCACAAGGTAACCCCATCTATGATTGGATTGGACTAATAATaatttacacacacatatatacatacaggATTAAAATCCGGGGACATCTTTTTTACATACATTTTGACACTTATTTTGTAAGTCactttgtaatgtatttcaacaatTCAAACCGTCTATATTTTAGTACATCATTCATAGATTATCATTGCAAAGAActagacaaatccaaaactattaagacattcatttgtgatgaagaaaataaacgaATATGATTCTATAAAGAAACACTAAATCTAATCCAACTGTCATATGATTTTAGATTTGAGTGAGTTTTGGTAAACATGCTCTTTTAAAGAAGACTTAAAAATAGATGGTTCAAATCGTTGAAATACGTGGACACCACAACAACGTGTCTCTGAatcctaaaaccctaaaccctacacACACATAACTTGCCTCTAGACCTGTGTACGTGTGGGGTATGTAGTAGTGTATATCCTCAAAGGTATTTGGGACACCTTTAACTTGCTCGGAGGGAAAGAGAGCTATAACTATACCATATTTGGCTCAACATGCATGTGAATACTAGCCAAACCTAGTAATTACAAAACCATATATGATATTCTTTTAAACCTGTTCTGGTATTGCACCTAGTAAAAATAAGAGATGCCAAGCACAATAGTTAACAGTACATGTGAGTGATTGTTAGTTATTTATACGTGTGTACATTAACCTATGTGAAAAAGAGAGCTCACAATGCATCAACAGCTAACAACCCTCAACGTGGCTTGAGTGAATGTCCCTAGCATAATATTTAACGATTATGCCGCTAGATCATCGTCACTTGATCACTCTTGGTTACGACTATAGCATGCCCGTCCGGATGTAAAGAAATTTTGGGGGTCAAACGATATTTGGGTGATGGCTTAAATTCAAGGCATACATGATATTTTTGGAGCCTAAATAGGAGGGAATAAAAGGttggacaagaaaagaaaataataactaaGAAAAAATAATGATAATGTACGGCTGGCCTAAGTGATGAGTTGTTAGGAGGCACTCTTAATAACGACTGAAAGGAAAGGGCTTTAGTTGCCCTTGTCCTTGTGTCCATTCCAGTTCCCATGCTTCAACTGAAGGAGGGTTGGAGGGCCATAGGTCAAATATAGTTCTGTAATAAAAAGTTATCTCCAACCAAGAGGTCAAGGAGTCATAGGactaaatataatttattattttaattgattaatatggttacttaaattaaattacCTTAATAATTTTTTGAGATGGAATGTCAATAATTTTTCGAGTtggaatctcaataattttacgtCTTGAATTTCGAGTGCCACGTTTCTATGTGTGAGTAACTTTACAGATTTCTTGTCGATAAAGaatcttttttttaatgttatttgagtttcatgttgttaaatgtttttttttaatattgtttaatgttactaaatgttgtttaatgttgtttaatattgtttaatgttatttaatgttgtttaatgacttgggtagttataggaaaaaaatagaatttttatttttttttaatttaaaaaaaaaatcaaatttaacgactagctgacgtcagcaaGTAGTCGTTGGGATTCAAAATGCTGGACCGGCTGGTTTGGGCTAGCTAGTTGGCCCGGTAGGGCCCATGAGCCATTTGGCCTAGctttcggttggagacggttttcgtgttatttcgggctattttcgactTATGACCCTCTGACCGgatcagttggagatggccttagttgTCAAGGTTGTTGCTGGGTTGCTGGTATCTCCCAGGGGCCACTGCATTCTGTTTAATTAGACAAGAACaatacatgaaaaattaattacaatTGAATTATGAATTGTGAATAGTAAGATAGCATAAAAAGGGATTCAAACTTGAGTTCACAATGATCGTACAAAGAAATCCAAGTCTGCAGTTCGATTGTTCTAATGGTTTTACAGTCACACATCTGTTGTATAAAAGGACAGAAACAAcactaaaaataaaactaagCGTGTGGGGGCAATATTTtaaggggtttttttttatttatttttcacagTTGCAGGTTCTTTTTGTGGgggcaatatatatatatatatatatatatatatatatatatgcatatatattctTTTATTGCTATGTACAGGAAAGTCCCCCAACAAGATCCAATAATTCTGATATTCTGTTTGTTTCTGCAAACTTGTTAAACAACCCTTCACATCACAATCCTGCACTAGAACAGTAAAATTACACCAACTCTTGTCTTTGGCTGAAAAAAAGGGATTACCTGCTTTTACTGACACTAATTTGAAATACATTATGACTAAGAGAACTGCTCTCCCACAGCTTTACTTCTGGTTTCTTACCCTTTAAGCAACATCACCTCTTGCAACTACGGAAATATTTGGATGCAATAGTCATGCCGTCATATTGTAATACtgattcacatgttttaacatgGGTGAATGACAATACAAATTCGGCACATTTTCTCAAATTGTATATAGCAAGATGAAGAACAAATAGTAGAGCTTGTTAGTTGTGGGTCTCTCCTAAAAAAACATACACACAAGAGTATATGTGGGAAAAGAGAAACCATGTATGATGTCCCATGATGACTTTTGACATGTAAAAAAAAAGCAGATAAGTAAATAGGCAAAGATGAACAAAATTAGCTTCCTCTTCCAATGTTG carries:
- the LOC103445971 gene encoding uncharacterized protein; the protein is MCSSKPKLQRSVSVSAMSAKLINQRPVLQPTGNQFPSLEQKKSPKKSSQETNVPTPLPSPVPTTKTKASLSPPISPKLPSPRQPAFKRGKDPNQLNSSAEKVVMTPRCATKSTNFLKKSKKSSGVAPSAESVLKNISSLIVEAPGSIATARREQVATMQEQRKMRIAHYGRIKSAKYEGKVVPLDSSQPNDFSQEKRRCSFITPNSDPIYVAYHDEEWGVPVHDDNMLLELLLLTGAQVGSDWTSVLRRRETLREAFSGFDADVVAKFSEKKIILCSDSGIDISLVRGAVDNAKRILEIKREVGSFDKYLWGFVNHKPISTQYKSCHKIPVKNSKSEAISKDMVRRGFRHVGPTVIHSFMQAAGLTNDHLITCPRHLHCIPSPSSPMI